Below is a window of Sinorhizobium meliloti DNA.
GGGAGCTCTCTTAGCTCCCAATAGGATCCTGGCTCGCCTTTACGGCGCTCGTCAATTCAACCGCCGACCGGAAGAGCCATCGAACACATGAAGAGCGTCTGGGTTTGGGCGCACGTGGATCAGATCGCCGACGCTGATGGTACTCTCGCGGGGAAACTCTACCGTCAGCATACGCGCGTCGCCGGTTTCCAGATAGCCATAAGTCTGGCTGCCCAATCGCTCAGCCACAGCAAGTTTTCCGCCGAACCATGCTTCTTCTGGAGCGCAGACGACAAGATCCTCGGGGCGGATTCCAACGGTTGCGGTCGCGGCTCGCAGTTCATGTGCGGTCTCGTTCCCAAGCTTGATTGTGCGGCCCTTCAGCCGAACTGCGACCTCATCGCCATGGGTGACGACTTCCGCGGAGATAGTGTTCATCGTCGGGCTGCCAATGAAGCGGGCGACAAAGAGGCTGGCTGGACGGCGGTACAGCTCCAGCGGCGGGCCCACCTGCTCGACGCGCCCGGCATTCAGCACCACAATGCGGTCCGCAAGCGTCATCGCCTCGACCTGGTCGTGCGTGACGTAGACTGTCGTCGCCTTCATGCGGTTATGGAGTTTCGCGATCTCCAGCCGCATTTCTACCCGCAGCGCTGCATCAAGGTTCGACAGCGGTTCATCAAATAGGAAAGCGGAAGGCTCCCTCACGATGGCGCGACCCATTGCGACGCGCTGGCGCTGACCTCCCGATAGCTGGGCAGGTCGCCGGTCGAGAAATGGTTGGATCTGAAGGATCTCGGCCGCCTGCGCCACGCGCTGCCTGATCATTGCTTCGTCGGCTCTGCGCATCTTGAGTCCGAATGCCATGTTCTCGCGCACGCTCATATGCGGGTAGAGGGCATAATCCTGGAACACCATCGCGATGTCTCGCTGGGATGGCGGCAGCGCGTTCACCAGCTTTCCTCCAATATCGAGTCTGCCTCCGGAAATCTCCTCAAGCCCCGCAATCATGCGCAGTAGAGTAGATTTGCCGCAGCCGGAAGGACCTACGAGAACAAGGAACTCACCACTTGCTATGTCGATATCAATGTCATGAATGACCTGTAGCGAGCCATAGGATTTCCGGATCTGCGCCAAGCTGATTGCCGTCACGGTGTGGTCCTCCAAAGGTCAGCTTTTACGCTTGACCTTCATTATCGATATCAATATCAATAATCGTAGGCGAGATGGTTGGCAACTCCGCGGACGCACATGAAGTACTTTTCGGCCCAGTCACATTCGCGAGACGCAAAACCGGCGAAGTCGGCGGCCGCCTTCAATGCGCTCAAGCGGGACATCATGCTCGGAGTGCTTCCTGCCGGCGCGTCACTGACGGAACTTGATCTTGCCGCCCATTTCTCCTGCAGCCAGGGGACCGTCCGCGAGGCGCTGCTGCAATTGCAGGAGGAGGGGCTTGTGCGGCGGCAGGGACATCGGGGCACGCAGGTTTCTGAATGCACTGAAGCCGAAGCGGTGGAGATGTTCCGCGTGCGCCAGCAGATCGAGTGCAGCGGCATTCTGCGTACGCTGCAGATGCCGAGCCGTACCCTTGTTGCCGATCTAAAGGCTTTGTTCGCTGAGATGCTGCAGGCGGCGACCGTTGGTGACGAGCTTGAGCTCGCCTCTCTCGACCGCGATTTCCATCGTCGCATCTTTCAGGATGCTCAACTCCCGGCGCTGGACCCGATCTTGCACCGCTGCCTGGTGCATAATCACCGCTTCAAGATTTCACGCAGCACCAGTCCCCGCGATCTTGTCGCAACAGCGCAGCGTCACGGCCCGATCATTGAAGCGGTGGAGAGTGGGGCCGTGGAAAGGGCGAGTGAAGCACTTCGGCACCACATCGCGACCATCGTGGACCTCGGTCCCGACGTTTTCCCGGATGCGAGCCAATGAACGCGTCTCCCCACATGTCCCGGCTTTCTCCCGAAATGGCCGCGCTCCTTGACCGCGTCGCGCGAGAAACGGGCCAGCAACCGGATCCGACGACGCTGCCTCCTGCGCAGGGGAGGGCGCTGACTGCACAGAGCAATCGCCGCTGGAACCTCGATCTCCCCGAGATGGCTGCTGTGGGCGAAGCCTGGGTCGACGCGGATGAAATCCTTGGTTCTGCGCGCGTGCGGCTGAAGGTTCTCGTGCCGCCAGATCATCGGCCGGGCGCGGTCTTCTTCGTGCATGGCGGCGGTTTCGCGTTTTGCAGCCCCGAGACCCATGAGCGCTGTGCGCGCGTACTCGCGCTTGAGTGCAGCCTGCCAGTGCTGCTGCCGGACTATCGGCTGTCGCCCGAATATCCTTATCCCGCGGGCCTGATGGACATTGTCGCAGCGTTCCGCTCCGCCTTTGCCGTCACCGGCGCGTTCGGCGTCGGTGACGGCCCTCTCATCCTTGCAGGCGACTCGGCGGGTGCCAACCTGGCGCTGGCCGCCATGCTTCACGCGCAAGCCACAGCGAAGACCGCTGCGGCCGGCGCACTGCTTTTCTATGGAATCTATGCTGGCAATTTTCGTACGCAATCCTACTGCGATTTCGAGAATGGACCGGGTCTGACGACCGCAAAGATGCAACGCTATTGGCACTGGTATGTCGGCCACCGAGATATGTCAGCCGACCCCTTGGCCTGTCCGCTCGTCGCTTCGGACGAAACACTGAAGGCCCTGCCGCCACTTCACCTGATGGCCGCAGGTGTCGATCCGCTGCTTTCCGACAGCATCCTGCTGCACGCCCGCCTCAAGAGCCTCGGGCGCAGCGATACTCTGACGGTCGTGCCGGGTGTTACGCACGGCTTTCTACAGAATACCCTCGATCTGGCTGCCGCGCGGGAGGCGCTGGTGGCCGCGGGGGCGGCGGCAAAACGAATGGCTGCCGGTAACTGACGTGGGTTTTCAGAGGAGGAGACAATGAAAAACTGGAAGAAACTGGCAATCGGCGCTGCGTTCGCGACGTCGCTTCTCGCAGGCACTGCATCGGCGGAAACTGTCCGCTTCTGGTATCACTTCGACAATCCCGAAAATCCGATGGATGATCTGGTCGCCAAGTTCGAGGCCGCCAATCCGAGCATCGAGATCGAGGCGGAAAACGTTCCTTGGAACAGCTATTACGATAATCTCTACACCGCGCTTGTCGGGGGCAATGCCCCGGATGCTGCCATGGTGAAGCTGTTTGCGCAGCCGCGTCTCATCGAAATGGGAGCGCTGGAGCCGATCGGCGAGCGCATCGATGCCTGGCCCGGCAAGGCGGACCTGCTCGACAACCTGCTGGAACTCAACAAGGGTCCGGACGGCCAGCAGTATTATCTACCGATCCAGTACGTCGTGCTTTATCTCTATTATCGCGCCGACCTCTTCGAGCAGGCGGGCCTAAAGCCGCCTGCGACCTGCGAGGAGTTGCGCGACGCGGCAATAAAGCTCACCAAGGCGCCTGAGACCTACGGCTTCGGCCTGCGCGGCGGAAAGGGTGGATGGGACCAGTGGGGCGCCTTCGTGCTCTCGCAGGGCGCCAAGCTCGAGTCCGGTGGTCTAACGACGCCGGAGGCGATTGCCGCCAACCAGTGGCTGATCGATCTCTTCCAGAAGGACAAGGTCATTCCGCCATCGGCACCGAACGATGGCTTCCAGGAAATCACCGGTGCCTTCAAGAATGGCACGACGGCGATGACGATCCATCACATCGGCTCTTCCAACGACATGGTCAAGGCGCTTGGCGACAAGGTTTCCGCCGTGCCGGTGCCGGAATGCGGCGGTGGGCGCTGGACGTCCTACGGCGATGAGTCCTTGGCTATCTTCACTTCGTCGGAGGTGAAGGATGCGGCGTGGAAGTGGATATCCTTCCTGGCCGAGGGTGACAACAACGTGGCCTTCAACAAGGCGACCGGCCAGATGACCGTGACGAAGAGCGGCGCAGAAAATTGGACGCTGCATGAGCGTCGTTTCGTGGACGCGACAGTTCAGTCACTGCCGTTCGCCCATGTGCTGCCGCAGAACACGGCGACGTCGGAGTTCGTCAATACGGCCTGGCAGACGGCGATGCAGCAAGCGCTGACCGGCCAGATCACCTCCGAGCAGATGATGCAGCAGCTCGAGGCGCTATTCGCGCAGCAGTAGCCCCCGGAGCGAGCAGTCTGCGCACGCTCCACCCTTGCCATCCGCCCGCCCGAACCTCAGGGCGGATGGCTTCCGAATGCCAACTGCCGGGAACGACCGCATGACCGCGACAACCGCTCCATCTCCGACGACGCCTGCCATTCCGACGCCCTGGAGCGTGCGGCTGATGCCATACATGCTGCTGGCGCCGGCCGTGGTCGTCACGCTGTTCATCGTCTTCTTTCCCATGGCCCAGGCGGTCTTCACCAGTCTCTACGATCTTGTCCTATGGAAGCCGAACGCCAGCCGTTTCGTCGGGTTCGGGAATTATGTGAAGCTCTTCGCCGATCCCGTCTTCTGGACTGCACTCGGCAATACCGCCATCTGGATCGGCCTGACAGTGCCGCTTCAGATGGGGCTCGGCCTGTTGACTGCGCTGCTGCTCAACCGGGAATTTCCCTGGCGGGGACTTGCGCGCGCCCTCATCATCATTCCGTGGGCCCTGCCGAGCGTGGTGATCGCGTTGATGTGGCGCTGGATCTACGATCCCAATACGGGCGTCTTAAACGATATCTTCATCTATCTCTCTGTCGTGCAGTCCGCCGTGCCGTGGCTTGCCGATCCGAATCTAGCGCTTTATGCGATCATAGCGACGCTCACCTGGCAGGGCTTTCCCTTCTTCGCCGTCATGATCCTTGCCGGCCTCCAGGGAATTCCACGGAGCCACTATGAGGCCGCGTCCATCGACGGCGCCTCTCCATGGCGCCAGTTCGTGCATATCACGCTGCCTGGTATCGCCCCGGTGCTGGCGACGGCGGGACTGCTTCGCGTCATTTGGGTCGCCAATTCCATGGACGTCATCTTCGTCATGACCGGCGGCGGCCCGGGCTATGCAACCCATACGCTGCCGCTCTACGCCTTCGTCCGCGCCCGCCAGAACCTCGATTTCGGCTACGGCACGACGATCGCCGTGACTTTCACGATCCTGCTCGGCGCGATCGTCGCCGTCTATCTTGCCCGTACCATGCGGGAGGTTGAGCGATGAACAGACCCTCCACGTTCCGCCGTATCCTCACCACCGACCTGCCGGTACTCTTGATCGTGCTCTTCGCCATGGGGCCCTTCGTCTGGATGGTGCTGACTTCGCTTACGCCGACGGAGGCGCTGAACGCAACCGGCGTTTCCGTGTCGCCCGCCGGCTGGAGCCTCGACAACTATGTGCGCCTGCTCCAGCAGACCTCCTTCCTCGACAACATGTTCGACAGCCTGATCATAGCCTGCGGCACAGTGGTGCTCGGCCTTGCCGTCGCGGTGACGGCCGCCTACGCCTTCTCGCGCTTCCGCTTTGCGGGCCGCAAGCTTCTGATGTTGCAGTTCCTGCTCATCAACATGTTCCCGATCGTGCTCCTGATCCTGCCGCTCTTCGTGCTGATGCGGAAGGCTGGCATTCTCGACACCCATTTCGGCCTGATCCTCGCCAATGCAACGGTCGCCATTCCCTTCGCGGTCTGGATGCTAACGAGCTATATCGGCGCGATCCCGAAGAGCCTTGACGAGGCGGCGATGATCGACGGCTGCTCGCGGCTGACGGCGTTGCTCCGGGTCGTGCTGCCACTCACGATACCAGGCATTATCTCCACCGGCATCTACATCTTCATCACGGCCTGGAATGAATATCTCTACGCGCTGACGCTCGGCGGCAGGAACGTCCGTCCGGTCACGGTGGCGATCCAGACGCTGATCGGAGAATACCAGATCGAATGGGGCCTGCTTGCGGCGGGCGCCGTCGTCGGCGCGATGCCGGCCACCATCCTTTTCCTTCTCGTGCAGCGCCGCCTGATCGGCGGGCTGACCCAAGGCGCGGTGAAGGGCTGAACCGAGTGAAAGAGGACAGACAATGAACCCCGTCGGGTTGATCTCCATGCAATATGCGCGGCCGTTTACGTCGGAGCATTTCCCGCTGTTTTCCGAGATGAAAAGGCTCGGCTACGATTTCGTCGAGCTTCTTGTGCCTGAACCGGGCGAGCTCGACCTGAAGGAGGCGCGCCATGCGCTCGAGGCTGCCGAGCTCCAGGTCGTTCTCGCCGCCCGCGTCAACCTGCAGCGCAATCTTTCGTCGGATGATCCGGGCGCGCATCGCGCCGGCGTCGACTACCTCAAATATGCGGCCGATTGCGCCGCAGCTCTCGGCGCCACGATCGTCGGCGGGCCGCTCACGGGCAACCCGCTCGTCTTTGCCGGTCGGCCGCCGCAGCCGGTGAGCGAGGAGGAGCGCTTTTTCCGCAAGACTCGCTGCGTCGCGGGTTTGAAGGAAGCGGGCGATCATGCTGCCAGACTGAACGTCGTACTGGCGGTCGAGCCGCTCAACCGCTTCGAAAGCGACGTGCTCTGCACCACACAGCAGGCGATTGAACTGCTCGACGCTGTCGATCATCCAGCCATCCAGCTCATGCTCGACACGTTCCACATGCACATGGAGGAAGCCTCCATTGCCGAAGCGATCCGACTCGGCGGAAAGCGCGTCGTGCATTTTCAGGCCAACGAGAACCACCGCGGCTTTCCCGGTACAGGGGCGACGGATTGGGTCGAGGTATTCCGCGCGCTCCATGATATCGGTTACGGTGGCCCTATCTCGCTCGAACCCTTCCGTCGCAACGACGACCGCTTCGGCGTTCCCTTTGCGCAGTGGCGTGCTCCGCACGAGGACGAGAGCGAACGTCTCGCCGCGAGTGCCGCATTCATCAAGTCCCACATCCTGCTTACGGAATATCGTCGATGACACTCAAGATCGGTTGGATTGGCTGCGGCGTCCACGCCACTCAGATGCTGCTTCCGCAACTCGTTCGCCATGATGTGCAGATCGGCGCGCTCTGCGATATCGACGGCAATCGTCTGACCTCGGCCGGGCGGCAGTTCGGCGTCTCAAACCTGACGAGTGATGCGGAGGAGCTCATACGCCGCTCCGACATCGACGCCGTCGGCATGGCGGTGGGGCCGGACCAGCATCTCCTGTTCGGCAAGATGGCGCTAGAGCGGGGCCTTCCCGTCTTCATGGAAAAGCCACCGTCCGGTAGCGCCGCCGGGGCACGCGAACTGCTCGCTGCCTCGGAAAAGTCGGGCAAGCCGCTGCTTCTCGGCTTCATGAAGCGCTATTCAGCAGGCAACAAGATCGCGGCCAACATCCTGCGGTCTGGTCATTTCGGCGAAATCTACGGCCTTACCGGCTACTACATGACCGCGCCCGGCTATTTCGCAGGCAATGTCGACTATACCGGCTTCTTCCTGCATCACTGTGTGCATTACATGGACCTCGTCTCCTTCCTCGTCTCGCCGGTCACCAAGCTGACGGCCCGCAAGGTCGAGAAGGGCAGGGGCAAGGTGCTCTTCCATGTGAACTTCGATTTCGAATGCGGCGCCATCGGCACCATCGCCATGGGCACCGCGCAATCGCGCGGCGCGCCCGTCGAACGCATCGAAATTATGGGCGATCACCAGCGCATCGAGGTCGACAACGTCATCGACGTACGTTGGAACCGCAACCCGCCCTTTAAGGTCGACGATCCCGCTGCCGCGCTTGACGATGCCGTCGACACGTTAATCTGGAAACCCAACTTCACTGCGGCAGCCAACGAGGACCCAAAGGGTTACCATTCGCTGCTCGCCGACGTTATCCCGGCGTTAGCGGGACATAAAACTTCGGCCCCGACGATCGCAGACGGCGTGGTTGCCATGGAACGTCTCGAAGCATTGCGCCGCGTGTTGGCGTTGTAGTTTTTTGGGTCTAAGGCATGACAAGGCTGAGTCACAGCGGACACTGCGCGGGTTTGTCGAAGGGCGTCGCAGCGCGATCGCATCGAGATCAAGCTCAACGCCGCAACGTACGGCAGTGCCCGTCTCAGCCTCTCAGTGTTGCCAAGACTATGACGATCGCGAGAGCAGTGTCCAGCATGAAGCAGAACTCGGCCATCGACCGTACGACGACTTTGTTTTTGACGTGGTGATAGACGTCCCAGCCGGCATGCGCGACCAGTCCCGCCGCTACCAGCAGCGCTCCCACAAAGGGGCTGATGAAGAGGGCCACGGTTGCTAAACCGCCGAAGGCGCTCATTGCGATGGCTTGCAGCGGCAGTTCAGGGTTAGGACGTCTCAGAGTGCGGATCACGCCATAGACCGCAAAGAGGGCGGCGAGGATAAGCATCGCCCATGTCGCATCGAACGGTATGAGGCCGAACCTTGCGACGGTGATCACTACAACCGATAGCAGGAATACCGGCCAGGAAACCCAAGGAATCTCCAAGGCAGCCGCTGCCAGGTACACGAGGCCCGAGGCGACGACGATCGCAGCCAAGTCCGTGCCGTGCTCCGAACCATTGAGCAGATCGACCGAAACGAAAGCCGCGAATGCCAGGCCGATAGCCGTGGGCCACCATTGTATCGACTGCCAGCCCGACGTGGGGGATTCGGGCGCTGACTTTGCTGGTTCCGATGCTTCAGTCATGATTACTCCTCCCTGCGTTGACGCGGTCCTTGGCCGACCACCAGTGTGAACACTAGCAGGCACACAGAGTTGGCAGGAATGACAAAAGGATGGTAAATCCTGCCAGTGCTGCATCATATCGTCATTGCCGTCTATCAAGATTTCGAATTGCTGGATGCGACCGGCCCGGCTTCAGTTTTCGCATCCGCCAACCAGGCACTCGCAGAGGATGGAGAACCTGGACGCTATGCCGTGCATTTGGCCTCGCCGACTGGCGGTGCGGTGCCGAGTAGCAGCGGGGTCGTCGTCGAAACCAAACCACTGGCGAAGGTGCCACGACAGGTGGACACAATCCTGGTGGCCGGGGCCGAGGCCGGCGCGGTCACGGCAGCAACCCGGACGCCGGAATTAGGGCGGTGGTTGTTGCGGAGCGCCTCGTCCGTCAGACGACTCGGGTCGGTTTGCGCCGGCTCCTTTGTGCTCGCAGCGGCGGGACTGGTGGACGGTAAGCGTGTTGCCACACACTGGAGCGCATGCGAAGCGCTCGCGCGACTCTACCCCTCCCTTACGGTCGACGCCGATGCACTCTATGTCGTCGACGGCAACGTCTGGACATCGGCGGGAGTAACCACCGGTATCGACATGGCCCTCGCCATGGTCAGCGAGGATCTCGGCAGCGCGCTTGCCAGTCGGGTCGCCAAGCGCCTAGTCCTCTACGCACGCCGTCCCGGCTATCAGTCTCAGTCCAGCCCGCTGCTGCGTGCCCAGGCGAAAGCCGATGCTCCTCTCGCAGATCTCCTGGTGTGGGCACAAGCCAATCTCGATACCGCGCTGGATGTGCCGAGCCTTGCAGCCAGGGTTGGCCTCTCGGAGCGGACGTTTTACAGACGGTTTGTCGCCGCGATCGGCGAGACGCCGGCACAGTATATCGAGACCGTGCGGCTGGACGCGGCGCGTATCTTGCTCTCCCAAGAACTTCCGTTGAAGGAAATCGCAAGGCGGGTGGGGCTTGCGCCGACCGCACGCTTCACGCAGGTCTTCCAAAGACGCTTCGGGGTGACGCCGCGACTCTTCCGTGAGACCCATACGAACAGGTGAGCCATGTTAGACGCAAAGCTCAGCTGAACTCATACTAAAACAAATGTCCGTCAATTGGGCCTAATGAGGCGAGTGAAGTGAAACGAACGGAAATGGTTATCTCTTCAAGCGCAGGACCATGATTAACTCGTCATTCTCCGCATCGTGACCCAGTAAGCCGTTCGGAATGCGGCCAACCTCTAGGAATCCGTGACGCTGATAGAAGCGTATCGCTGCCGAATTCTCGGCATTTACGGCAAGCTCCAGCTGCAGTGCTCCCCGGTCTCGTGCATGCTCCGTAACCTCATGCAAAAGGGTTGCCGCAACCCCGGTCCCTCGTTCGCCTTTCCGCACATACACGCTGACAAGCCTTGCACGATGCGCCATTTTCCTTGCACGCTCAAATCTTAGCCCCATCATGCCGACGGGCTCACCATTCAAGAATGCGGCGAAAACTGGCTGGTCGAGATGTCGGCGCCATTCGCGGTCGGAGAGATGGACCCAATCGCCATATACACTCGCAAACGAAAGCGGTTCATGTGAAAGCGCCTCCAGGCGTATGCGGCGAAACACGTCTACGTCCCGGACTGACAGGCGTCTGATTACCGCCTCTTCTTCAATCGACACATCGACCTCCAACAAAAGTTCCAGGTCAGGTCGGACGAAATCCCAGCATCGAAGCCGCTCAGCATCCTCGATCACGAGCCCGACCACTGCCACTCCTCGGACCCCAAGGTGATAGCTCCGCTGGCGATGTGCCCTGAAAGGTCCGCCCAAATCGGATCGCTGATGAAACTTGCGAGGTCACCGCTCGATTGCACCAAAGGCATCGCCGCGTATGTTTCAAGAGGCGTCTCGGCTCCTCTGAAGAGCTTGATCTCCCGGAAGGGATTGCCGTTGAGAGGCTTCAAGACACGATGGCCCCAAAGCCCAGGTTGGTCGTCTTCACGCATTTCGGTCAGGAAATCGAAATCACCCGATCGCTCAAGCCCGATGGCGGCGAGATAGCGCATAAGCGGGTAGTAGATCGTCTGGCGACATCCCCCAAGCGCTCTCACGCCGGGCAAAATGGAAGTCACCAGGAACACAGTATAGAGGCTCGGCACGATCGCTCGCTGCCGAAGCGCCGCAGCGATGCTGTCCGGCCGGAACTTCACTTCGAAGTCCGACGGACACTTGGCCCTGAGGGCGTTGTCCTGGAGGCGGAGCGGAACAATCCTCCCTTTTTCCATGCGCCAGAAGAGATCGGTCGTCCTGCGGACCCAACCCTGCCACGGTCCAATGTTCAGGCGATCCATGGAATCCAGGATGCTCTCGGCGACCTTTCCGTCTCCGATGAAATCAGCCGACATCCCGGATCCAGCGTCTTCGAGATGGTCGGCGACCAGGTCTGCGATGTCGAAATCATCGAGCTGAAGCAGCTTGATGGGGGAGGGGAGCTTGCCGCGCCAGAGGGTTTGATTGGCCGCCCTGATTGCGTCGGTCGCAGAAGCAAATTCCTCCGACGGCAGTTCGCCGAGGAGACCGGCGGCAGTGGCATTTGGTGCCGGATCGCCTTTGGCATTCGATAGCGCGAAGCGATAGGGACCATTCAACCCGCAGATGCTGAATGAATCCATTCGGCTCCGGGGTAAGCCGAAGACGTTGAGGGGCTCGTCTTGAAGCCAGAGCCAGCCGGGACCCTTCTTTGCCTTTTCCGAGAAACTGACCGTCGAGGCATGATAGGTGATGTACCATTCGCGGCCATGGGCCTGCAGGCCTAGCAGGCTGAACAGATGCGTGTAGAACGCATCCGGCTCGATCAGCAGCAGGCAATGCGGACCGGTCTGCAGTACCGGTGCCCCCATCAACTGAAGGCTGGCGCTTCGAGCTTCCTCAGGGTCGTAACCGGATCTGAGAGCTGCCCGCTCGACGCAACGGCATAGCAGCTCCATTGCATGGCGACGCGCGCAACACTCGGAATGGAATTTCTCGACGTCGTGGGCAACCGACGCGTAGTGTCGAAGGGGACATTCCCAATAGGAGGTAAGATGCGGCATCAAGGCAGACAACGTGCGGCGCACGTCGGCTGCGCTGCAATGTTCGCCGGCCTTTCCGATTATCGTCATTTCATGACGCCGAGCTTGGGGGCGAGCAGCATCATGGTATTCGCGCTACGCCACGTCAGATGAGGAGCCAAGGCCTCTGCCTCGGTATCGATGATCGCCGCTGGCAATCGTTCGTAGCAATAGTTCGGTGGAATTGCCGGCTTCACCATCAGCGAAACCAATTCCAACATGGAAGCGCGGGAGTTGGATGACACGATGGTGTAGAAATTCCCGCTGTTCCAGGTCAGCACTGAGTATCGGAAAAACGCCCGCAGAGCGGCTACCGTGGTCGCCAGATCGACTTGAAGATCCGTCATCGTGTTAAGGACTTCATCCTTTTTCTTGGAGATGTGACCTGTGGAGAAGAATCGGGTCTTGAAAAGCTCGTCCTTCTGCCGCTCGCGTTCCTCATAGATGTCGTGGTCTTCATGCGCGAGCTTCTGCACCTGCACGAGGAGACCGCCAGACCGGATGCGAGGAACAACGAACTCCAGCTGCTTTAGCCGATCACGGTCGTACATCTGAAACGTCGTGTCTTCCAACAGCACGTCAAAGCCGCCCCGAAATGGGAGAAGATCCTTGTCGGTCGCGTATCGATCGTCGTCCAACTCAAAGAATGGGCCGTGGAAGAAGTGCGCGTGCTCGCTTCCCCGGTTCGCGAAGAACGACGCTCGATTGGCTGCGGTTGGACTGCAGCAGAGCGCCTCGATGCGACCATCGCCAAGCGTGG
It encodes the following:
- a CDS encoding GNAT family N-acetyltransferase; the protein is MEVDVSIEEEAVIRRLSVRDVDVFRRIRLEALSHEPLSFASVYGDWVHLSDREWRRHLDQPVFAAFLNGEPVGMMGLRFERARKMAHRARLVSVYVRKGERGTGVAATLLHEVTEHARDRGALQLELAVNAENSAAIRFYQRHGFLEVGRIPNGLLGHDAENDELIMVLRLKR
- a CDS encoding class I SAM-dependent methyltransferase, with protein sequence MVDRITIEHWRNAPRLTAFAEFFERTASGKGGAPDLAEPKIDMSLLDFDLESAIFADTHRRLWGNFDSHYFASIPYRLEEECRLGAALLSFALRTWARNASPTTIYTLGTGTGCLARTLATLGDGRIEALCCSPTAANRASFFANRGSEHAHFFHGPFFELDDDRYATDKDLLPFRGGFDVLLEDTTFQMYDRDRLKQLEFVVPRIRSGGLLVQVQKLAHEDHDIYEERERQKDELFKTRFFSTGHISKKKDEVLNTMTDLQVDLATTVAALRAFFRYSVLTWNSGNFYTIVSSNSRASMLELVSLMVKPAIPPNYCYERLPAAIIDTEAEALAPHLTWRSANTMMLLAPKLGVMK